One window of the Nocardia huaxiensis genome contains the following:
- a CDS encoding DUF418 domain-containing protein: MSTQAGSPVPVAAGRRIGEIDIVRGFALFGILITNTLVGTLLFSFTGSGDTLALRYDGGLDRFVYAVLEGLFLGKFYLLFAFLFGYSFTLQIAAAQRAGAAPVPRLLRRSGALFLIGLAHVLLLWIGDILTLYAALCVILVLLRKIRPRTALITGVTLYVLFSALAFIPGKGGFVGLGELFDMPRIHAGMTGGFGDTLSTQLWLGPLFMIFIWVGQGIPSMGMFLIGMAAGKRRVFEDEELLRRWTPRALWLGFGVGLPVSLVTIVVWTAHGALPWYWTGLQQLVNPLLTLGYVAAVVGLTRSRFAAAMARLAPAGRMAASNYLAQSVIFMLLYTGYGAALADRVPPAVVVVLAVATFAVQLWWSAWWMGRFAYGPIEWVLRAATYLSVPAWRSRKSSA, from the coding sequence ATGTCCACGCAGGCCGGGTCGCCGGTTCCGGTTGCCGCCGGGCGGCGCATCGGTGAGATCGATATTGTGCGCGGGTTCGCGCTGTTCGGGATTCTGATCACCAATACCCTTGTCGGGACACTGCTGTTCTCGTTCACCGGCAGCGGCGACACACTGGCGCTGCGCTATGACGGCGGTCTGGATCGGTTCGTGTACGCGGTGCTCGAGGGGTTGTTCCTGGGCAAGTTCTATCTGCTGTTCGCGTTCCTGTTCGGGTATTCGTTCACCCTGCAGATCGCCGCGGCGCAGCGGGCGGGGGCCGCGCCGGTGCCGCGATTGCTGCGGCGCAGTGGCGCGCTGTTCCTGATCGGGCTGGCGCATGTGCTGCTGCTGTGGATCGGCGACATTCTCACGCTCTATGCCGCGCTGTGCGTAATTCTGGTGCTGCTGCGCAAGATTCGGCCGCGCACCGCGCTGATTACGGGGGTCACGCTGTATGTGCTGTTCTCGGCACTGGCGTTCATTCCCGGCAAGGGCGGGTTCGTGGGACTGGGCGAGTTGTTCGACATGCCGCGCATCCACGCCGGAATGACCGGCGGTTTCGGCGACACGCTGAGCACGCAGCTGTGGCTGGGCCCGCTGTTCATGATCTTCATCTGGGTCGGGCAGGGCATTCCGAGCATGGGCATGTTCCTGATCGGTATGGCGGCCGGCAAGCGTCGCGTGTTCGAGGACGAGGAACTGCTGCGCCGGTGGACGCCGCGGGCGCTGTGGCTGGGATTCGGTGTGGGACTTCCCGTGTCGCTGGTGACCATCGTGGTGTGGACGGCGCACGGTGCGCTGCCCTGGTATTGGACGGGCCTGCAGCAGCTGGTGAATCCGCTGCTCACGCTGGGCTATGTGGCCGCTGTCGTAGGGTTGACGCGCTCGCGTTTCGCCGCCGCGATGGCCCGTTTGGCCCCGGCCGGGCGGATGGCGGCGTCGAATTACCTCGCCCAGTCGGTGATCTTCATGCTGTTGTACACGGGATACGGTGCGGCGCTGGCGGATCGGGTGCCGCCGGCGGTGGTCGTGGTGCTGGCGGTGGCGACCTTCGCCGTGCAGCTGTGGTGGAGTGCGTGGTGGATGGGCCGTTTCGCCTACGGCCCGATCGAGTGGGTGCTGCGCGCGGCCACCTATCTGTCGGTGCCGGCCTGGCGGTCGCGGAAATCGTCGGCGTGA
- a CDS encoding alpha/beta hydrolase: MAEPPHTHLFRPGTGTTTPPFVLLHGSDGTESDLLPFADALAPDASTLAVRGAVALPGGYAFFHRFPDRRLDETDIAARAPRLASFIETSCAAHNLAQRPIAIGFSNGAIMAAALLMTRPSLLSGAILLRPLSPFTDDPAFRLDGTPVLIIDGEKDSRRSPGDGLRLAERLRPAGALLTHHVLPGGHSITDGDRDIAREWPAGTRF, from the coding sequence ATGGCGGAACCGCCGCACACGCACCTTTTCCGTCCGGGGACCGGCACCACCACACCGCCGTTCGTCCTGCTGCACGGTTCCGACGGCACCGAATCGGACCTGCTGCCCTTCGCCGACGCCTTGGCGCCGGACGCATCGACACTCGCTGTCCGCGGCGCAGTGGCCCTGCCCGGCGGATACGCCTTCTTCCATCGCTTCCCGGATCGCCGGCTCGACGAGACCGATATCGCGGCCAGGGCGCCGAGACTGGCGAGTTTCATCGAAACATCCTGCGCCGCTCACAACCTCGCCCAGCGGCCGATCGCGATCGGCTTCTCCAACGGCGCCATCATGGCCGCCGCCCTACTGATGACCCGGCCGAGTCTGCTCTCCGGAGCGATCCTGCTCCGCCCCCTGTCCCCCTTCACAGACGATCCCGCCTTTCGTCTGGACGGGACACCGGTCCTGATCATCGACGGTGAAAAAGACAGCCGTAGATCGCCCGGAGACGGTCTACGGCTGGCCGAACGGCTGCGTCCCGCAGGAGCCTTGCTCACCCATCATGTTCTGCCCGGCGGGCATTCGATCACCGACGGCGACCGTGACATCGCGCGGGAATGGCCTGCGGGCACACGGTTTTGA
- the narI gene encoding respiratory nitrate reductase subunit gamma — MSTSEILLWVAIPYAALAAFVVGLIWRYRYDKFGWTTRSSQIYENRLLRLGSPLFHYGIIFVFLGHVLGLAIPESWTDAIGISESTYHAVSFGMGAPAGVATVVGLLILIYRRRSVGSVFSATTRNDKIMYVLLGVTLALGLTATLYGNITGHPHNYRADIGPWLRSIFYFHPKPELMTTAPLLFQLHALAACALFAFWPFSRLVHVFSAPVWYLTRPYIVYRSRAVAGPGAHKPPRGWERVQ; from the coding sequence GTGAGCACCTCGGAAATCCTGCTGTGGGTGGCGATCCCGTACGCCGCCCTGGCCGCCTTCGTCGTCGGCCTGATCTGGCGCTACCGCTACGACAAGTTCGGCTGGACCACCCGCTCCTCGCAGATCTACGAGAACCGGCTGTTGCGCCTGGGCAGCCCGCTGTTCCACTACGGCATCATCTTCGTCTTCCTGGGACATGTGCTGGGCCTGGCCATTCCCGAGTCCTGGACCGACGCCATCGGGATCAGCGAGAGCACCTATCACGCGGTGTCTTTCGGCATGGGCGCTCCGGCCGGCGTCGCCACCGTCGTGGGTCTGCTCATCCTGATCTACCGTCGCCGCAGCGTGGGGTCGGTCTTCTCCGCGACCACCCGCAACGACAAGATCATGTACGTCCTGCTGGGCGTGACCCTGGCGCTGGGTCTCACCGCCACCCTCTACGGCAATATCACCGGCCACCCGCACAACTACCGTGCGGACATCGGCCCCTGGCTGCGCTCCATCTTCTACTTCCACCCCAAGCCGGAGCTGATGACCACCGCGCCCTTGCTCTTCCAGCTGCACGCCCTGGCTGCCTGCGCCCTGTTCGCCTTCTGGCCCTTCAGCCGTCTGGTGCACGTCTTCTCCGCCCCCGTCTGGTATCTCACCCGCCCCTACATCGTCTACCGCTCGCGCGCCGTGGCAGGTCCCGGTGCGCACAAGCCGCCGCGCGGCTGGGAACGCGTGCAGTAG
- the narJ gene encoding nitrate reductase molybdenum cofactor assembly chaperone, with protein sequence MKLTDTQRSTAWQVQSLLLSYPDADLLGWLPLLRRSAAALPDALGAPLQPLLIHLETGEPLALATEFVDTFDHRKRFSPYLTWFAHGDTRKRGMALLRFKQVYRDHGLLLDEGELPDHLAVVLEFASAHPGPGQRLLIEHRAGLEVMRLALREAGSAWTGVLESVSATLPPLRGDEQAAIAKLVAAGPPDEGVGLEPFAPPTYMPADLGMPTVAGGRR encoded by the coding sequence ATGAAACTGACCGACACCCAGCGCAGTACCGCCTGGCAGGTGCAGTCGCTGCTGCTCAGCTATCCGGATGCCGACCTGCTGGGTTGGCTTCCGCTGCTGCGCCGTTCGGCCGCCGCGCTACCGGATGCACTCGGTGCACCGTTGCAGCCGCTGCTGATCCACCTCGAAACCGGTGAACCGCTCGCGCTGGCCACCGAATTCGTGGACACCTTCGATCATCGCAAGCGGTTCAGCCCGTATCTCACCTGGTTCGCGCACGGGGACACCCGCAAGCGGGGCATGGCGCTGCTGCGGTTCAAGCAGGTGTATCGCGATCACGGCCTGCTGCTCGACGAGGGTGAGCTGCCCGACCACCTCGCGGTGGTCCTGGAATTCGCGTCCGCGCATCCCGGGCCGGGACAGCGGTTGCTGATCGAGCATCGGGCCGGACTCGAGGTCATGCGACTGGCGTTGCGCGAGGCCGGTTCTGCGTGGACCGGTGTGCTCGAGTCGGTGTCGGCCACGCTGCCGCCGCTGCGCGGTGACGAGCAGGCCGCCATCGCGAAACTCGTCGCCGCCGGCCCACCCGACGAGGGCGTGGGCCTGGAACCGTTCGCCCCACCCACCTACATGCCCGCGGACCTGGGAATGCCGACAGTCGCAGGAGGCCGACGATGA